In Caldisphaera lagunensis DSM 15908, a single genomic region encodes these proteins:
- a CDS encoding ERCC4 domain-containing protein codes for METKKYRVYADSREEASGVPKILESLGLMVIRRQLEEGDYLIPDNIIIERKSSNDFVKSLFDGRLFEQAKKMSSKYNNIIYIVEGDFRKSLLFYKNREKQIQSALISLVLEYKVKVLWSLDQLSTAEYIESIARKSEPSKEVNESPILKKPKINDNRQWQLYILQSFPGIGEKSAEKILEHFGSLEKFFNSSLSELANIIGEKKASKIKELIKLPYKKDAKGNSSLENYYSKD; via the coding sequence ATGGAAACAAAAAAATATAGGGTTTATGCAGATTCGAGAGAAGAAGCTTCTGGAGTTCCGAAAATACTAGAATCATTAGGATTAATGGTTATTAGGAGGCAACTAGAAGAGGGAGATTATCTAATACCGGACAACATAATTATAGAAAGGAAGAGCTCTAATGATTTTGTAAAGTCATTATTTGATGGTAGACTATTTGAACAGGCTAAAAAAATGTCATCAAAATATAATAATATAATATATATTGTGGAGGGTGACTTCAGAAAATCCCTTCTCTTCTATAAAAATAGGGAAAAGCAGATTCAATCTGCATTAATTTCATTAGTATTAGAATATAAAGTCAAAGTCTTATGGAGCTTAGATCAACTCTCAACAGCGGAATACATAGAATCAATAGCAAGAAAATCTGAGCCCTCTAAAGAGGTTAATGAGTCTCCAATACTCAAGAAACCTAAGATAAATGATAATAGGCAATGGCAACTTTACATTTTGCAATCATTTCCAGGAATAGGAGAAAAAAGTGCTGAAAAAATATTAGAGCATTTTGGATCTCTAGAAAAATTTTTTAACTCAAGTTTATCGGAGCTTGCAAACATAATCGGAGAAAAGAAGGCCTCAAAAATTAAAGAATTGATTAAGTTACCATATAAAAAAGATGCTAAAGGAAATAGTAGTCTAGAAAACTATTATAGTAAGGATTGA
- a CDS encoding DUF371 domain-containing protein yields the protein MQEKEFISRWFTFKAYGHKNVRATHKTTIEITKDDYLTTRGDCIIGIKSEVSLNDFPKWLKEDIKKGNMILVVFCSKKNCDSLIGYGDSNLILNNETKIIFRKSNYIEPATALIKSNKAAADLDRNLIEELKNGGELIVMITTINFKIW from the coding sequence TTGCAGGAAAAAGAGTTCATATCTAGATGGTTTACGTTTAAAGCATATGGCCATAAAAATGTAAGAGCAACTCATAAAACAACTATAGAAATTACTAAAGATGACTATTTGACAACAAGGGGGGATTGTATAATAGGAATTAAATCAGAAGTATCATTAAATGATTTTCCAAAGTGGCTTAAAGAAGATATAAAGAAAGGTAATATGATATTAGTTGTTTTTTGTTCAAAGAAAAATTGCGATAGCTTGATAGGATACGGCGATAGTAATCTAATCCTTAATAATGAAACCAAAATAATATTTAGAAAAAGTAATTATATAGAACCTGCAACTGCTCTAATAAAAAGTAATAAAGCAGCTGCAGATCTTGATAGAAATTTAATTGAAGAACTTAAAAACGGTGGGGAGCTAATTGTTATGATAACAACCATAAATTTTAAAATTTGGTGA
- a CDS encoding MFS transporter, translating into MKILGEKVYTGFPWAAFVALSLGMIVFGLAESYGPLSALTQVVPSNLAWLAFTLPYIFGGIGAFISGYLADILGRKLAFILASGLVLLGMILYLPIWLNVVTGIARTITLLISIAIVGMAAIGLESPVLAMISESVSSQHRSKLLVLGPNFGNLGVALAYVPLLIFGINNAKASAYNYELALILMYIAPTIGLILAWLKATETLPWKAIKTKKNVEEAWKAIDKNSEVVNPNAGLGFRLLTLILIGIVQDVAFVYITYGASYAYFSNIAEYVPLIGGFTMTIVGIITGLFITSKVSRKVFAVISYSMLAVFWVLLWGVASITNSSIAILSMFTLLMIPVETTWATRALLEPELFPTNRRGMLISLVRFVVWVSAGIIAGLLILIPLSFTIGALSMFIIALAGVGGALFWYYKGFETGNKNLLGLDLQESMRKIAPVKASDPKDD; encoded by the coding sequence GTGAAGATCTTGGGAGAAAAGGTATATACCGGATTTCCATGGGCAGCCTTTGTAGCATTATCATTGGGTATGATAGTCTTTGGCTTAGCTGAGAGCTACGGACCATTATCAGCATTAACTCAAGTAGTTCCTTCTAATTTAGCATGGTTGGCATTTACTTTGCCTTATATATTTGGAGGTATAGGAGCATTTATATCAGGCTATTTGGCAGATATTTTGGGTAGAAAGCTCGCATTCATTTTAGCATCAGGACTAGTGTTGCTAGGAATGATACTATATTTGCCTATATGGCTAAATGTTGTTACAGGTATTGCAAGAACTATAACTCTATTAATATCAATAGCAATCGTTGGAATGGCAGCTATCGGGTTAGAAAGTCCTGTATTAGCCATGATATCAGAAAGCGTTAGTTCACAACATAGAAGTAAATTACTTGTTCTTGGCCCAAACTTTGGTAATTTGGGAGTCGCATTAGCTTATGTACCATTGCTCATATTTGGTATAAATAACGCTAAGGCCTCTGCATATAACTATGAACTAGCTTTAATTCTTATGTATATTGCTCCAACAATAGGATTAATTTTAGCATGGTTAAAAGCTACTGAGACCTTACCTTGGAAAGCAATTAAAACGAAGAAAAATGTAGAAGAAGCATGGAAGGCTATAGATAAAAACTCTGAGGTTGTAAATCCTAATGCTGGTTTAGGCTTTAGACTACTTACTCTAATACTTATAGGGATTGTTCAAGATGTCGCCTTTGTCTATATTACATATGGAGCATCATATGCTTATTTCAGTAATATTGCTGAATATGTTCCATTGATTGGAGGTTTTACTATGACAATAGTTGGCATAATAACAGGATTATTTATAACATCAAAAGTTAGTAGAAAAGTTTTTGCTGTAATATCTTATTCTATGCTTGCAGTATTTTGGGTATTACTATGGGGTGTTGCAAGTATAACAAATTCTTCAATAGCTATATTATCTATGTTTACTTTATTAATGATTCCAGTAGAAACAACTTGGGCTACAAGGGCACTGTTAGAACCAGAATTGTTCCCAACAAATAGAAGAGGGATGCTTATTTCATTAGTAAGATTCGTAGTTTGGGTATCAGCAGGGATTATAGCAGGTTTATTGATATTAATACCATTATCCTTCACAATAGGAGCATTATCGATGTTCATTATAGCATTAGCAGGCGTAGGTGGAGCATTATTCTGGTATTATAAAGGGTTTGAAACTGGTAATAAGAATTTACTAGGATTAGATTTGCAAGAATCAATGCGTAAAATAGCTCCAGTCAAGGCTTCTGATCCAAAAGATGATTAA
- a CDS encoding prefoldin subunit beta: protein MVERVPPEAEAKYNKYLQLRDSYNVVVQERINAESSLGEIEKVLEKLQSLGPDAELYKMTGFVLVKSRKEDLQKELETRKEDLELKIKALKNQETMIKEQIDKITIELRQLLSGIGGTQTKTGIGGAGS from the coding sequence TTGGTAGAAAGAGTTCCACCTGAGGCTGAGGCTAAATATAATAAGTATTTGCAATTAAGAGACTCATATAATGTTGTTGTACAAGAAAGAATAAATGCTGAATCTTCTTTAGGAGAAATAGAAAAAGTATTAGAAAAATTACAATCATTGGGACCTGATGCAGAATTATATAAAATGACAGGGTTTGTATTAGTAAAAAGCAGAAAAGAAGATCTACAAAAGGAACTAGAAACAAGAAAAGAAGATCTAGAATTAAAGATTAAGGCACTCAAAAATCAAGAAACAATGATAAAGGAGCAAATAGATAAAATTACAATCGAGCTAAGACAGCTATTATCTGGTATTGGAGGCACACAAACTAAAACAGGTATTGGCGGAGCAGGGAGTTAA
- a CDS encoding elongation factor EF-2, which translates to MGARVKVISEIEKIMANIEQVRNIGVIAHVDHGKTTTSDTLLAGAGIISERVAGDALLLDYLNVEKEREMTVKAANASLYHEYNGKPYVINLIDTPGHVDFTGMVTRSLRVLDGGIVVVDSAEGVMTQTETVLRQALEERVKPVLFINKVDRLIKELKFGPQQIQERFVEIIKDVNNLIDMYAEPEFKNKWKINPAEGNVAFGSAKDKWALTVPDATKKGITFQNIIDAYSSNNKDKVVELFKKAPIWDALLNMVVKFIPNPKEAQKYRIPKIWKGNLDSDLGKAMMESDPNGPLVFYANAIKVEKAGIVATGRVFSGTLEPGKEVYIVSSDRTGRILQVSLYMGPFRELTAKIPAGNIGALMGIEGLKSGETLVEVSYKSQAAPFEQLHYISEPVVTSAIEPAKLQDLPKMIDALKKLTLEDPNLVVKINEETGEYLISGMGQLHLEIAMWMLKELYGVEVKATPPIVVYRESVKQNSKVFEGKSPNKHNRFYISVEPLNDETIDLIHKGLVNEDQDAKDRAKILRDKANWDYDEARKIWSIDENINIFIDATSGVQYLKEVKDTILGGFRIAVKEGPLAAEPVRGLKVVLHDAEIHEDPVHRGPGQIYPAVRNAIWAAMLTSKPTLLEPIQKLEIKVPMDYLSPVTSIVTKKRGKILDVKQSGLQAIVTAEIPVAESFDISQELRGSTAGKAFWGTEFSRWAPVPDSLLDDLIKKIRERKGLPPRPPKLEDLLGP; encoded by the coding sequence ATGGGCGCCAGAGTAAAAGTAATTTCAGAAATAGAAAAAATAATGGCTAACATAGAGCAAGTAAGAAATATAGGTGTTATAGCCCATGTAGATCATGGTAAAACAACAACTAGCGATACATTATTAGCAGGAGCAGGAATTATTTCAGAAAGAGTTGCAGGAGATGCTCTGCTTTTAGACTACCTTAACGTAGAAAAAGAAAGAGAAATGACAGTTAAAGCGGCTAATGCAAGCTTATATCATGAATATAATGGAAAACCATACGTCATTAACTTAATTGATACTCCGGGACATGTAGACTTTACAGGTATGGTAACAAGAAGTCTTAGAGTATTGGATGGAGGAATCGTTGTTGTAGATTCAGCGGAAGGCGTTATGACACAAACCGAAACTGTTTTAAGGCAAGCATTAGAGGAAAGGGTTAAACCAGTTTTATTCATTAACAAGGTTGATAGATTAATAAAAGAACTAAAGTTCGGACCTCAGCAAATACAAGAAAGATTTGTAGAAATAATTAAAGATGTTAACAATTTGATTGATATGTATGCTGAGCCTGAATTTAAAAATAAATGGAAAATAAATCCTGCTGAAGGTAATGTTGCATTTGGTAGCGCAAAAGACAAATGGGCTTTAACAGTGCCTGATGCTACAAAGAAGGGCATAACTTTTCAAAATATAATAGATGCATATTCTTCTAATAATAAAGATAAGGTAGTAGAGCTATTTAAGAAGGCACCTATTTGGGATGCATTATTAAATATGGTAGTAAAGTTTATACCAAATCCTAAAGAAGCACAGAAGTATAGAATACCAAAGATATGGAAGGGAAATCTTGATTCAGATTTAGGTAAGGCTATGATGGAATCAGATCCAAACGGGCCTCTAGTATTTTATGCAAATGCTATTAAGGTAGAAAAAGCCGGAATTGTAGCAACTGGTAGAGTATTTTCAGGTACGTTAGAGCCTGGTAAAGAAGTTTACATCGTTTCGAGTGATCGTACTGGGAGAATTTTACAGGTAAGCCTATATATGGGGCCATTTAGAGAATTAACAGCTAAGATTCCCGCAGGTAACATAGGTGCATTGATGGGTATAGAAGGCCTAAAGTCTGGAGAAACACTTGTTGAAGTATCATACAAATCACAAGCTGCACCATTCGAGCAACTTCATTATATTAGTGAACCTGTAGTAACATCAGCTATAGAACCAGCAAAATTACAAGATTTGCCGAAAATGATAGACGCTCTTAAAAAGTTAACATTAGAGGATCCAAATTTGGTAGTGAAAATTAATGAAGAGACAGGAGAATATCTAATATCAGGTATGGGGCAACTTCATTTAGAAATAGCTATGTGGATGCTGAAGGAATTATATGGGGTAGAAGTAAAGGCTACGCCACCAATAGTTGTTTATAGAGAATCTGTTAAACAGAATAGTAAGGTGTTTGAAGGAAAGAGCCCTAATAAGCACAATAGATTCTACATAAGTGTAGAGCCATTAAACGATGAGACAATTGATTTGATCCATAAGGGTCTTGTTAATGAAGATCAAGATGCTAAGGATAGAGCAAAAATATTAAGAGATAAAGCAAACTGGGATTATGATGAGGCTAGAAAAATATGGTCTATTGATGAAAATATAAACATATTTATTGATGCAACATCAGGTGTTCAATATCTAAAAGAAGTGAAGGATACAATATTAGGTGGATTTAGGATAGCGGTAAAAGAAGGACCATTGGCAGCAGAGCCTGTAAGAGGTCTCAAAGTTGTACTTCATGATGCTGAAATACACGAAGATCCAGTCCACAGAGGTCCAGGTCAGATATATCCTGCTGTTAGAAATGCTATATGGGCTGCTATGTTGACATCAAAACCAACATTACTTGAACCAATACAGAAACTAGAAATTAAAGTTCCCATGGATTACTTAAGCCCAGTAACTTCAATAGTAACAAAGAAAAGAGGAAAGATATTGGATGTTAAACAATCAGGATTGCAAGCAATTGTAACAGCAGAGATACCAGTTGCAGAGAGCTTTGATATATCTCAAGAATTAAGAGGGTCAACAGCAGGTAAAGCGTTTTGGGGAACGGAGTTTAGCAGGTGGGCTCCAGTTCCAGATTCGTTATTAGACGATTTGATTAAGAAAATAAGAGAGAGGAAAGGATTACCTCCAAGACCACCGAAACTAGAAGATCTGTTAGGGCCTTAA
- the pcm gene encoding protein-L-isoaspartate O-methyltransferase — protein sequence MESFNKKMSLINYLKNSGFIKTKKVEEALINVDRANFVLSQYLSEAYEDKPLPIGYGQTISAPSIVAYMTELLEVNEGNKILEIGTGSGYQTAILSYLVKEKGLIVSIERIKELSEMAYKNLERLGLHKNVKLIVGDGSLGYEEEKPYDRIIITAATPVVPKFINMQLKNNGIAILPLGTLEEQKLAIIRKDEFGNIELRYDISVIFVPLIGYEGFKFGKEETN from the coding sequence ATGGAAAGCTTTAATAAGAAAATGTCATTGATAAATTACTTAAAGAATTCAGGATTTATTAAAACAAAGAAAGTGGAAGAAGCTCTTATTAATGTTGACAGAGCTAACTTTGTTTTATCACAATATTTAAGTGAGGCATACGAAGATAAACCATTACCTATAGGTTACGGGCAAACAATTAGCGCCCCAAGTATTGTAGCATATATGACAGAGTTATTAGAAGTTAATGAAGGAAATAAAATCTTAGAAATTGGAACTGGGTCAGGATATCAAACTGCAATACTATCATACCTAGTTAAAGAAAAGGGCTTAATTGTTTCAATAGAAAGAATAAAAGAGTTATCAGAAATGGCTTATAAAAACCTTGAAAGATTAGGTTTGCATAAAAATGTAAAGTTAATTGTTGGAGATGGATCTCTAGGATATGAAGAAGAAAAGCCTTATGACAGAATAATAATAACTGCTGCAACTCCGGTTGTGCCGAAATTTATTAATATGCAATTAAAAAATAATGGTATTGCTATATTACCTTTAGGAACATTAGAGGAACAAAAACTAGCCATAATTAGAAAAGATGAATTTGGAAATATTGAATTGCGTTATGATATCAGTGTAATATTTGTTCCATTAATTGGTTATGAAGGATTTAAATTTGGTAAAGAGGAAACAAATTAA
- a CDS encoding methyltransferase domain-containing protein yields MLKNDNKVNGNQGLEEKFWKNIVSEIETYSEKGCYEKVNTLMSFFVLKRLRIIASALAKGSNIIIDVGNGPGTSTKYIKGILNPSHLIAMDPSFAMNKITKDNIKNISVINGMAENIPVKSSSIDAVIAMFSFRDVRNYDLALREFSRVLKENGKLIILDLYKPETVMEKIISFFQFNILAVVFGIVMGCGRDALLYPDLHKTIYYMYNSKEILKSVNKYFKKVSFKKKPIIVGILWASDPRKDKI; encoded by the coding sequence ATGCTAAAAAATGATAATAAAGTTAATGGAAATCAAGGATTAGAGGAAAAATTTTGGAAAAATATAGTGTCTGAAATAGAGACGTATTCTGAAAAAGGATGTTATGAAAAAGTAAATACATTAATGAGTTTTTTCGTTTTAAAGAGATTGAGAATAATTGCGTCAGCATTGGCCAAAGGATCTAACATTATAATAGATGTAGGAAATGGTCCAGGCACCTCTACAAAATATATTAAAGGTATTTTGAACCCCAGCCATTTGATAGCCATGGATCCCTCTTTTGCTATGAATAAAATAACAAAAGACAATATAAAAAACATTAGCGTGATAAATGGAATGGCCGAAAATATACCAGTAAAAAGTTCTTCAATAGACGCTGTAATTGCAATGTTTTCATTTAGAGATGTAAGAAATTATGATTTAGCATTACGCGAGTTTTCTAGAGTGTTAAAAGAAAATGGGAAGCTAATAATTTTAGATCTCTATAAACCTGAAACTGTTATGGAAAAAATAATTTCGTTTTTCCAATTTAATATTTTAGCTGTTGTATTTGGGATCGTTATGGGATGTGGTAGAGATGCTTTATTATATCCTGACTTACATAAAACAATTTATTATATGTATAATTCAAAGGAAATTTTAAAGTCAGTTAATAAATATTTCAAAAAAGTATCATTTAAGAAAAAGCCTATTATAGTAGGAATTCTTTGGGCGAGTGATCCAAGAAAGGATAAAATTTAA
- a CDS encoding DHH family phosphoesterase: MIKTNTNNFLNDFINELKNGNIGISFHSNADLDAIASSLITYELCKRYNEKCCIDLKQGLSKESIIALKEINIEIKKCDFNYDKLILLDNAGIEQVSNLISNKNIPLIVIDHHREGKIFQISKLYYIDDDASSTTEIVSSFASKLTINLDENISTLGILGILFDSNRLERASKSTLESLLYLMKNGDYKKAISIYYKIIKGIEEDFSIKMAKLKGFSRAIIGKVCKDLIAVVTEIGSYESIVSRTLIQNGADVAFTIKYKEGEDIRISIRISDKAISKGIDASNIARIVADKYNGEGGGHIGASIVTIKNKKPIEKEKFFSYLVNLINGICKESG; encoded by the coding sequence TTGATAAAGACGAATACAAATAATTTTTTAAATGATTTTATTAATGAATTAAAAAATGGAAATATAGGGATTTCTTTTCATTCAAATGCCGATTTAGATGCAATTGCATCTTCATTAATTACCTATGAATTATGCAAAAGATATAATGAAAAATGTTGTATTGATCTAAAACAAGGTCTCTCAAAAGAATCTATTATTGCTTTAAAGGAGATAAATATAGAAATAAAAAAATGTGATTTTAATTATGACAAACTTATTTTATTAGATAATGCAGGGATTGAACAAGTATCAAATTTAATTTCAAATAAAAATATTCCTTTAATAGTAATAGATCATCATCGTGAGGGAAAGATTTTCCAGATATCAAAACTGTATTATATAGATGACGATGCTTCTTCAACTACCGAAATAGTTTCCTCCTTTGCAAGTAAATTAACCATTAATCTTGATGAAAATATATCAACATTAGGTATATTAGGAATTTTATTTGATAGTAATAGATTGGAAAGAGCAAGCAAAAGTACATTAGAATCGCTACTTTATTTAATGAAAAATGGTGATTATAAAAAAGCGATTTCTATTTACTATAAAATCATCAAAGGAATTGAAGAAGATTTTTCAATTAAAATGGCTAAACTTAAGGGTTTTTCTAGAGCAATAATTGGAAAAGTTTGTAAAGATCTAATAGCTGTAGTGACAGAAATAGGTTCTTATGAATCAATAGTATCTAGGACATTAATACAAAATGGTGCTGATGTTGCATTCACTATTAAGTATAAAGAAGGTGAAGATATAAGGATTTCAATAAGAATTTCAGATAAAGCGATCTCAAAGGGAATAGATGCCTCTAATATTGCAAGAATTGTTGCAGATAAATATAATGGAGAAGGTGGAGGACATATTGGAGCTTCTATAGTTACTATCAAAAATAAAAAACCAATAGAAAAAGAAAAATTTTTCAGTTATTTAGTTAATTTAATAAATGGTATATGCAAAGAAAGTGGATAG
- a CDS encoding polyprenyl synthetase family protein, translated as MDKEQSYEDIDTSILEKWEKVREYLEPKIEDAAKSMENLGIDGIARYLTIGGKMFRGFLTVLFAESLGASLDYASDAAVAIEMVHAASLAIDDIVDKDTNRRGKLSGWIIYGIGKTALTALLLVPVAQRVIEKYGFDAIRYSIKSWEAMVRGEILDAYASLKLNPSEYMNVIKLKTASLFSLSAVLGVIAAKNNNLVDNAEFYGDKLGIAYQLADDIGDYYSYLIGKKEKLDPGEVLFEKYIMHRYPISERGDEIIKNGMNILNDVVNEASNAIVELPESKQKSMLSRIPYFMVNKMLESVGLTLKRF; from the coding sequence TTGGACAAAGAACAATCCTATGAGGATATCGACACTTCAATTTTAGAAAAATGGGAAAAGGTGAGAGAATATTTAGAACCAAAAATAGAAGATGCAGCAAAATCAATGGAAAACTTAGGAATAGATGGTATTGCTAGATATCTTACGATAGGAGGTAAGATGTTTAGAGGTTTCTTAACTGTACTTTTTGCAGAATCATTGGGCGCAAGTTTAGATTATGCTTCAGATGCTGCAGTTGCTATAGAAATGGTTCATGCAGCAAGTCTTGCAATAGATGATATAGTTGATAAAGATACTAATAGAAGGGGTAAATTATCAGGCTGGATTATATATGGTATTGGAAAAACGGCCTTAACTGCTTTGCTTTTAGTTCCTGTTGCACAAAGAGTGATAGAAAAATATGGATTTGATGCAATAAGATATAGTATAAAGTCATGGGAGGCAATGGTAAGGGGCGAAATTTTAGATGCATACGCCTCATTAAAATTAAATCCTTCCGAATATATGAATGTTATTAAGTTAAAAACTGCTTCATTATTTAGCTTATCTGCTGTATTAGGTGTGATAGCTGCAAAGAATAATAATTTGGTAGACAATGCAGAATTTTATGGTGATAAATTAGGTATAGCTTATCAACTAGCCGATGATATTGGGGATTATTATTCATATCTTATAGGAAAAAAAGAAAAACTTGATCCAGGAGAAGTCTTATTTGAAAAATACATAATGCATAGATACCCTATTAGTGAGAGGGGGGATGAAATAATAAAAAATGGAATGAATATATTGAATGATGTAGTAAATGAGGCATCAAATGCAATAGTTGAATTGCCGGAATCAAAACAAAAATCAATGTTATCAAGAATACCATACTTCATGGTTAACAAGATGTTAGAAAGTGTTGGACTTACTTTAAAAAGGTTTTAA
- the ndhC gene encoding NADH-quinone oxidoreductase subunit A yields the protein MSIAYNPLVIAANSMIIVPAIVLLLLVAVIYLLKWLLRASPEIEKTEPYKKIPFESANPPKGVGKGKVSFQYFGYLVMFLAMEPAVVLLTFISIVPRTLIFHAILLYLILILVFAPLLAYAAYESKRIKNWILD from the coding sequence TTGTCTATTGCCTATAATCCGTTAGTGATAGCAGCAAACTCAATGATTATAGTTCCTGCTATAGTATTATTATTATTAGTTGCTGTTATTTACCTTTTAAAATGGCTTTTAAGAGCCAGTCCAGAGATTGAAAAAACAGAGCCATATAAGAAAATACCATTTGAGTCAGCAAATCCTCCTAAGGGTGTAGGTAAAGGCAAGGTATCATTTCAATATTTTGGTTATTTGGTAATGTTTTTAGCTATGGAACCAGCTGTAGTACTTCTAACGTTTATAAGTATTGTTCCTAGAACATTAATATTTCACGCAATTTTATTATACTTAATATTGATTTTAGTATTTGCACCTTTGTTAGCATATGCAGCATATGAGTCCAAAAGAATTAAAAATTGGATTTTGGATTAA
- a CDS encoding MFS transporter, whose amino-acid sequence MNKINNMIGILLPFTLSAFSVFSISMVLLQITNYFKVPLYIISFTFPLDFIGGAVGGVILGKFADKIGRKMTTIISILIFSISLILASFSNSLIELFICWFFIGFGVNAENGIAYALIVETLGSYTGSFGGLVQGLYYIGFGLDVLTYRFIAYWRTLFLIVGIISLAIGLPSSIIIKETLKRTQTKPVGIRNLFNIEYRYKTILLSLIVIGAFLLSVPLLSIVPSFMEKINMTNYIGVLSIVGFLSYWFSGFLSDKIGRAKNTLIFSSLGLLSAILLIFFGISSLLIVVFLALLYISSGLFSYDGIWVSENYPIELRATASNFVFMFGRLIGGFAPEITSLIGSLNLSYGLGIVSAISSALILISSIIFTRFK is encoded by the coding sequence TTGAATAAAATAAATAATATGATAGGCATACTTCTTCCCTTTACATTATCTGCATTTTCTGTGTTTTCAATTTCTATGGTATTATTACAAATAACAAATTATTTTAAAGTTCCCTTATATATCATAAGTTTTACATTTCCATTAGATTTTATTGGTGGAGCAGTTGGAGGTGTAATATTAGGTAAATTCGCAGATAAGATTGGCAGAAAAATGACTACAATAATATCTATATTAATTTTTTCTATCTCTTTGATTTTGGCATCTTTTTCTAATTCTTTGATAGAATTATTTATTTGTTGGTTTTTTATAGGATTTGGAGTTAATGCAGAAAACGGAATTGCTTATGCATTAATTGTTGAGACTCTGGGATCTTATACTGGCTCATTTGGAGGTCTTGTACAAGGACTTTATTATATTGGTTTTGGACTAGACGTTTTAACATATAGGTTTATTGCATATTGGAGAACCTTGTTTTTGATTGTTGGTATTATAAGTCTTGCGATAGGCTTACCATCTTCCATTATAATAAAAGAAACTTTAAAAAGAACCCAAACAAAGCCCGTTGGTATAAGGAATCTCTTTAATATAGAATATAGATACAAAACGATACTTTTGTCATTAATAGTTATTGGTGCATTTCTATTAAGCGTTCCTTTATTAAGCATTGTTCCTAGTTTTATGGAAAAAATAAATATGACTAATTATATTGGTGTTCTTTCAATAGTTGGTTTCTTATCTTATTGGTTCTCAGGTTTTTTATCAGATAAAATAGGAAGAGCAAAGAATACATTAATATTTTCATCATTAGGTTTATTATCAGCAATTTTGCTAATTTTCTTTGGAATATCATCTTTATTAATAGTCGTGTTTTTGGCATTACTTTACATATCTTCAGGATTATTTTCATACGATGGAATATGGGTGAGTGAAAATTATCCTATAGAATTAAGAGCAACAGCATCGAACTTCGTTTTTATGTTTGGAAGACTTATTGGAGGATTTGCACCGGAAATCACGTCATTAATAGGTTCTCTAAATCTTTCGTATGGTTTAGGGATCGTCTCTGCTATATCTTCAGCCCTGATATTGATATCCTCTATAATTTTTACTAGATTTAAATAA